The following proteins are encoded in a genomic region of Deltaproteobacteria bacterium:
- a CDS encoding 30S ribosomal protein THX — MGKGDQRSKRGKICRGTHGKTRPKAGRKNPVAGPEKK; from the coding sequence ATGGGAAAAGGCGATCAACGGTCGAAACGCGGAAAGATCTGTCGGGGAACGCACGGGAAAACCCGCCCGAAAGCCGGAAGGAAGAATCCCGTGGCCGGACCGGAAAAGAAATGA